Part of the Bombus huntii isolate Logan2020A chromosome 10, iyBomHunt1.1, whole genome shotgun sequence genome, ttttaaatcagATATagtgaataataataaagttgCCATATAagtttgaataaatattacactttgttaatacattttatttatatacacatacCATGAAGTTGAAAAGTATGAAactgaaaagtttctttaaagATGCATAGAAAAAACTTAAATTTTGTAGATACAATTAAAATTCTCAAAAATGTATgatgttatttataaaatctcattttatttttagtttatatAATAAACGATGTTAACggataaaattataaaacataatatatacatagaatTCATCACAAAAATTGTCTAGAAAGTCACATCAACCAATCAGTATATAGAACGGTCTATCGAAATATAAACAAGGAAGATAACGTTAGAATAATAGTCGTGTGTGATACTCGTATCCGTGTACTTACGTGAGCCGGTGCTCTAGTAGCTTCGGTTTCCCTTGAACCTTGTCCGGTTATTAACTTACTCTTTCATAATTAAGATCGTGATGTGCCTTTCGCGTACTtacttaattattttgtataattcaataattcgTGCATTGATTACGCGAAACTTTTCATCTTTATCGTTATTCCTCTACCGGTCGTCATGATTTATAATTCTTATAGCTCAATTAgataacaaatttaattaacataatttatttaaagtaTTTAATTACCAATTAtcaatgtaaatatttatatcttaaaaaagttatatatgtgtttacatacacatatatacatttacatatgtgtatatatatatgtacatacatacacaaatatacataaaggagggaaaataaattgtacatacgaaattttaattctaattttctaaaaaataaaagtttatcTGTGCAATTAATGCATCCTGTAAGGGGCAACATGTTTCTCGTATGCGTAACTGTGGGCCTTGTACTTTTGGCCTCCAAATATCACAAAAATGTCTTTCAAAGTGTTAGACATCTCTGTCAATGTATAAACAGTAAAAGCTGTAAGCAAAGTGATAATAAGAAGAAAGATCTTAAAATCACATTGGACAAAATCATTTTAGCTGATACTCCAGAAAAATGTGATTATGCTATTCAACGTATTCATTGGTAAGTTGTACAATTGTTTTTatcttaatattaaattacatattctAAATGCTATATATAGAAAGTATACACTAGTGCtctatttacattttttcttgTATACCTAACTATGGACTTTTAGAACGTTATTTAtattgatatatatttttttaattacttacTTGTTATCCTTCAATAAGTTCCTGCTATTTAAGAATTTTAGagtatattcatatattttaatcatacatatatctttttacaataataaatttttgtttggTAATGGTCCTAAGTATATAATTAGGATTTTCATACATTTTATGACAATACATAATTAAAAGTatagaaatgtaattttaaacatcgtcattattattattcatttgtttatcttggaataaatatcttttgtGTTAAAGCAACTTGTCTAATGATGTGCTGGGTTTTGATTGTGAATGGGTCAATGAAGGATCTGTTTCTTTGCTTCAACTTGCTACATTTAATGGAGTATGTGGCCTTTTTCGCATTGGCAAAATTGGATATATTCCTCAAAAATTGAAAGTATGTAATATTTCAcaaatttaaatcaatatgtaaattaaatggttatgtaaataatatgaCAAACATTTTTTTAGGATTTACTAGCTAATAAAGATATTCTTAAAGTAGGAGTTGCTTCATATGAGGATGGACAGAAGATATTAGCAGATTATGGGTGTAGAGTTAGCAGTACAATTGATTTAAGGACATTAGCAGCACGAGTGAAGCTACCAAGTCCACAAAGTTTAGCTGCAATGAGTTTGCAATATTTAGGCTTGGAAATGGATAAATTGATAGAAATTAGGTGCGGCAATTGGGATGCTGGCACTCTTACTGACGAGCAAGTAGCATATGCTGCTTGTGATGCAATTGCATCTGTTCTTATTTATGACCAAGTAAAATATAATCTCTAAtgcattttaaataatttcattacagaaaaatatatctaataacttatttcatattttatagattACGCAGAAAATGAAAGAGAAGTATTCATTGTGGGAaatcttaaaaaattatataaaaagtatGTGTAATAAAAATCTAAATATGCATTTTCATTGTGTACCTAATGATGTAATTGATACGAGgtaatatgtttaatatattaaaaacatttattttataaatatcaaatattaaaaatattttgaattccAGGTTCAAGGCTCAACATGAACACACAACTATTACAGAAAATGATCATTTTGGCAAGAATACCAGAAATTACAAAGCAAATAATAACACtatacgtaaaaataatgtacCTACAAGAAATAAACCATTATATCATAATTGTTACTTACAAGCACCAGATGGAGAAATATTATGTACATGTGATCGTAAAAAAGCAGAATGGTATCTTACAAAAGGATTAGGAGAAGTAATTGAAAAGGAACCACTTACCGTCAGGTTAAAATTTGAACCTTCTGGGCGAGCTTTGGGACAGGTTGGACAGTATTACACACAAATTAAAATCAATCAGTGTGTGGTTTGTGGAACATCAGATAAGTTTATTAGAAAAAACGTTGTACCTCGAGAATAtcgtaaatattttccatgtaagttaaatttcttttaaataaaattttatttaaactcCACATATAGTAAAATgcgttattaataaatttccaaatattttctagTGGTGATGAAAGCACATCAATCTCacgatatattattattatgtccATCTTGTCATGAAATTAGCAATTATCATGATCTGCAGCTCAGAAGAAAGCTAGCAGACATGTGCGACGCACCTTTAGTTGGCCCAGTGacacatatacgtaataaaaatgtagATAATTCAAGGAAGTTACATTCAGCTGTTAAAGCTTTAAGAGAAAGAACAACTTTGCCTGATGCACGACGTAAAgatttagaacattatattttAGAATGTACAAATGAGAAACAAGTTACACCAATTCTGCTTGatgtattaaacaaaaaattagAGAACACAATATCAATACCCAATCCTGATCAACCTAAATGCCAACCTCATGGTTTAAAGGTATCATTAATGAATGATAGATGTTCTTttgttctataaaaatattacaaattttatttttcaggttgttcaatattttcataaaaggGAAGGCGGTTTAGTAGAATTGGAACGTATGTGGAGGGAACATTTTCTTCTGACTATGAAGCCAAAGTATCTACCAAATCTATGGTCTGTTCATCACAATCAAGAAAGATTAATTATTCATCAATCACAAAACAGAATTAAACCAGAAGATGCAAAGGTAGCTGGTTTGGCATactgaattttaaatattatgtacCTAAAGGACTCGTATAAGAGCGAGTACTTGTATTAAAAGACTGTTACATAAATTTGTATCTCTGGTTATGtgcatatatttatatatatacatgtacatacatattatttatatatttagatCTACACACATGTACATAAGAATCGATAacgtttttccttttctacCTTACTTTGATGAATAAGATTggttgtaatttgtaaaaacctttaatttgtaaaaaacaGAGACTTATGATACTTTAAataacgttttattttatttcaacattTTAACCAATACTAAGACATAAGTATATCAATTTTGTCGATAGATGTTCCATATTATTTATTGGTGACTAAAGTGtcattacatttatatatacagaCTTCAAAAGTATATCAATTAAATTTCTAGTATTACAGtttttttgaaacattttgtTGTATAGAATTACTGTTTGGGGGAGGAGTCTTCATAGTTTTTAGTTCTTCGTCAATACGTTCTTTAGCACGTACAATTTTTGACTGAATATAAAAAGAACCACCTTTTGATCTATCATTAACTTCCATAAGATGTTTATAGTTACGTTCAATAGCTTCTACTTCATCCACACGTTCAACATTCAATATTTGTAGTGCTTCTTCCAAAGAAATACCAGTCTTGTAATTGGCTGCGACGTGTTGAGTACCTCTTGCTCCACCACCTGTTTTATGTGCAGCAGCTTGACTTGCTGCAATTTCTTGTCGTAATGCACGTGTAAATGCTTTAACAACGACTTGTGTACCcattataattatttgtacTAAGTGTTTTGCCATAACCTCTTCCCTCTTATTGAAAATAGTTGTCAAAACAATTTgcagtatatttttcttttgcgGTTTAGCtttcagaaaatatttatactaaaCAAAATTCGTTTTTTATGATATTCAAATAGTAATATcactgttttcaaatttttacgatGGTTTCTTTATATAACTTATTCGTTGCACGTCTCATACTCGTATTGCACCATTTTAAAACGCACATGTACTATataga contains:
- the LOC126870614 gene encoding exonuclease 3'-5' domain-containing protein 2 isoform X1, which codes for MHPVRGNMFLVCVTVGLVLLASKYHKNVFQSVRHLCQCINSKSCKQSDNKKKDLKITLDKIILADTPEKCDYAIQRIHCNLSNDVLGFDCEWVNEGSVSLLQLATFNGVCGLFRIGKIGYIPQKLKDLLANKDILKVGVASYEDGQKILADYGCRVSSTIDLRTLAARVKLPSPQSLAAMSLQYLGLEMDKLIEIRCGNWDAGTLTDEQVAYAACDAIASVLIYDQITQKMKEKYSLWEILKNYIKSMCNKNLNMHFHCVPNDVIDTRFKAQHEHTTITENDHFGKNTRNYKANNNTIRKNNVPTRNKPLYHNCYLQAPDGEILCTCDRKKAEWYLTKGLGEVIEKEPLTVRLKFEPSGRALGQVGQYYTQIKINQCVVCGTSDKFIRKNVVPREYRKYFPLVMKAHQSHDILLLCPSCHEISNYHDLQLRRKLADMCDAPLVGPVTHIRNKNVDNSRKLHSAVKALRERTTLPDARRKDLEHYILECTNEKQVTPILLDVLNKKLENTISIPNPDQPKCQPHGLKVVQYFHKREGGLVELERMWREHFLLTMKPKYLPNLWSVHHNQERLIIHQSQNRIKPEDAKACLQDSHEDVGSRLVNILVRPLD
- the LOC126870614 gene encoding exonuclease 3'-5' domain-containing protein 2 isoform X2, with the translated sequence MWPFSHWQNWIYSSKIEIGVASYEDGQKILADYGCRVSSTIDLRTLAARVKLPSPQSLAAMSLQYLGLEMDKLIEIRCGNWDAGTLTDEQVAYAACDAIASVLIYDQITQKMKEKYSLWEILKNYIKSMCNKNLNMHFHCVPNDVIDTRFKAQHEHTTITENDHFGKNTRNYKANNNTIRKNNVPTRNKPLYHNCYLQAPDGEILCTCDRKKAEWYLTKGLGEVIEKEPLTVRLKFEPSGRALGQVGQYYTQIKINQCVVCGTSDKFIRKNVVPREYRKYFPLVMKAHQSHDILLLCPSCHEISNYHDLQLRRKLADMCDAPLVGPVTHIRNKNVDNSRKLHSAVKALRERTTLPDARRKDLEHYILECTNEKQVTPILLDVLNKKLENTISIPNPDQPKCQPHGLKVVQYFHKREGGLVELERMWREHFLLTMKPKYLPNLWSVHHNQERLIIHQSQNRIKPEDAKACLQDSHEDVGSRLVNILVRPLD
- the LOC126870614 gene encoding exonuclease 3'-5' domain-containing protein 2 isoform X3; translated protein: MWPFSHWQNWIYSSKIERVASYEDGQKILADYGCRVSSTIDLRTLAARVKLPSPQSLAAMSLQYLGLEMDKLIEIRCGNWDAGTLTDEQVAYAACDAIASVLIYDQITQKMKEKYSLWEILKNYIKSMCNKNLNMHFHCVPNDVIDTRFKAQHEHTTITENDHFGKNTRNYKANNNTIRKNNVPTRNKPLYHNCYLQAPDGEILCTCDRKKAEWYLTKGLGEVIEKEPLTVRLKFEPSGRALGQVGQYYTQIKINQCVVCGTSDKFIRKNVVPREYRKYFPLVMKAHQSHDILLLCPSCHEISNYHDLQLRRKLADMCDAPLVGPVTHIRNKNVDNSRKLHSAVKALRERTTLPDARRKDLEHYILECTNEKQVTPILLDVLNKKLENTISIPNPDQPKCQPHGLKVVQYFHKREGGLVELERMWREHFLLTMKPKYLPNLWSVHHNQERLIIHQSQNRIKPEDAKACLQDSHEDVGSRLVNILVRPLD
- the LOC126870651 gene encoding mitochondrial import inner membrane translocase subunit Tim16, with protein sequence MAKHLVQIIIMGTQVVVKAFTRALRQEIAASQAAAHKTGGGARGTQHVAANYKTGISLEEALQILNVERVDEVEAIERNYKHLMEVNDRSKGGSFYIQSKIVRAKERIDEELKTMKTPPPNSNSIQQNVSKKL